The Desulfomonile tiedjei genome includes a window with the following:
- a CDS encoding transporter gives DGLGDTTLYLKYQFQEETASLPTCTALTGFGFPTGHHRHLNPSNLRTDLLGTGAYTFTAGLNLSKWYSPVYLYANLWYTVPTTATVDGVHIHDRDLVTLNLAAEWVLTHQWALLLEFYSNWQAGTLLGPKSQQPAQALLGMAWALEYNWNDRWSFAGGLAVDLAGKNTVYNYTPIVTCKYNF, from the coding sequence GACGGCCTGGGGGATACCACCCTCTATCTCAAATATCAATTCCAGGAAGAGACCGCGTCCCTCCCCACCTGCACCGCGCTCACCGGGTTCGGGTTCCCCACCGGCCACCACCGCCATCTTAATCCCTCGAATTTGAGAACGGATCTCTTGGGAACCGGCGCTTACACCTTCACCGCGGGGCTGAATCTCTCCAAATGGTACAGTCCCGTTTATCTTTACGCCAACCTATGGTACACCGTGCCCACCACCGCCACCGTGGACGGCGTGCACATTCACGATCGGGACCTGGTGACCCTGAATCTGGCTGCGGAATGGGTGCTTACCCACCAATGGGCGCTGCTCCTGGAGTTTTACAGCAACTGGCAGGCGGGAACCCTCCTGGGCCCCAAATCGCAACAGCCGGCCCAGGCCCTGCTGGGCATGGCGTGGGCGTTGGAATATAATTGGAATGACCGTTGGAGCTTCGCCGGGGGCCTGGCCGTGGACCTGGCCGGGAAAAATACGGTGTATAATTATACTCCCATTGTGACCTGTAAATATAATTTCTAA